The Syntrophotalea acetylenivorans genome contains the following window.
GTCCAACAACAGACCGAGCTGACCACCCTCGTTGAAAGTTATCTTCAGGTAGAGATCAATACTGCCCTGACATTGGCCAAGGACATGGAACTGCCGGCAGCTCAGGCGGCCCAGTTCGAAAAGACCGTACGCAACACCGGAGCCTTGCTGTTGCAGGTGTATCCTGCAGCAGCTGCAGTTGGATACGGTCTTTTGTTATTGATCACCCAACTTGGTCTGAGTTTGGCCGCCCGCTCTCGATACAGCATCCCCGGGATACCTTTTGATCAATGGAAGGTTCCGGAGGTTTGGATCTGGGGACTGATTCTTTCAGGAGCTGGCGTCTTGTTGGCCAACGGGGGACTGGAAACAGCAGCCCTCAATCTGTTGGTGGTCATGCTGGCCCTCTACTTTTTGCAGGGTCTGGCTATTGTGAAGTACTTTTTCCGTACGCGCAGGGTTTCAACTCCGCTACGGACTTTGGGCTATGTGCTTTTAGCGACACTCAACCCGTTGCCGGTACTGGTTGCCGGAATCGGAGTTTTCGATTTGTGGATTGATTTTAGAAAACCACGAAAAACAGAGGACTAGATCCTTTTTTTTGGAGGAAGCGATGGATATCATTCTTGTAGAAAATGTCGATGGTCTCGGCAATATCGGTGACCTGGTAAGCGTTAAGGCCGGTTACGCTCGTAACTACCTTATTCCGCAAAAATTTGCTGTTGCAGCCAATTCCCGCAACATTAAAGAAATGGAACACCAGAAGCGTCAACTGGAGCGTAAAGCGCAGAAGGTGATGCAGGCTTCTGAAGTAATTAAAGGTCAGATTGAGGCCTTGAGCTGCGAATTTGCCCTTCGCGCCGGCGAAGAAGGCAAACTGTTCGGTTCGGTGACCACCATGGAACTCGCTGCTAAAATCAGCGAAGCCGGCATCGAAATCGACCGTAAGAAAATTCAACTCGACGAGCCCATCAAGAACCTGGGAGAGTTCGAGATTCCGGTCAAGCTGCCCGCCGGTGTTGTGGCGAACCTCAAGGTTGCCGTTGTTGCCAGCGAAGAGTAGTAATGTACGCTTGCCGAAGGAAGGTTTTGTTCTTCCTTCGGCAAGTAGCTTTCTTGTAGTTGGACTGAAGCATGAGTGAACAGTCGTCCCACCGTCTTCCACCGCAAAGCCTTGAAGGGGAAATGTCCGTCCTTGGCGGCATTCTGCTGGAAAATGAAGCCCTCAACAAGGCCCTGGAACTCCTGCGGCCTGAAGACTTCTATCGCGAAAGTCATCGCAAGATTTTTTCCGCACTCATCGATCTATCCGATCGTGGCGAACCTGCCGACCTGGTTACCCTGACCTCTACCCTGCAAAAAAAAGGTGAACTGGAAGAAGTTGGCGGCAGCAGTTATCTCGGCGTTTTGGTCGATTATGTTCCGACGGCCGCTAACATCGGCTATTATTGCCGAATGGTCAAAGAAAAAGCTTTGGCCCGGCATATGATTCACGTTTCCACTGAAATTGCCACTCGAGGTTATGAAGGCGGCGATATCGAGGAAACCCTCGATTGGGCCGAAAAGTCGATCTTTGAGATCAGCGGCATGAAGAGCCGCCCGTCCTACTTCTCCACCCGCGAGATCATGCAGGACACCTTCAAGAACATCGAAAAGCTCTATCAGCGTAAAGAACTGGTTACCGGTGTTCCGACAGGCTTTACCGATCTTGACACCATGACCGCCGGTATGCAGCCATCCGACCTGGTCATCATTGCCGGTCGCCCCTCCATGGGTAAGACCGCTTTCATTCTCAACATCGTTGAAAATGCCGGACTCCGCGCCGAACCCCAGGTTCCGACCCTGGTTTTTTCTCTGGAAATGAGTAAGGAACAGCTTGTGCAGCGTATGCTCTGTTCCGTTTCCCGTGTCGATGCCAGTCGCCTGCGGACCGGCCACCTGGTAGATTCTGACTGGGGTAAGCTCACAGACGGTGCCGGCAAGCTTTCCGATGCTCCCATTTTTATCGACGATACCCCGGCTATCACCGTGCTGGAGTTGCGAGCCAAGGCCCGCCGCCTTAAAGCCGAGCGCGACCTGGGCTTGGTCGTAGTCGATTATCTTCAGCTCATGCAAGGTCACAATTCCGAGAGCCGTCAACAAGAGATTTCGGAAATTTCCCGTTCTCTTAAAGCCCTGGCCAAGGAACTTAATATTCCGGTTATCGCCCTGTCTCAGCTTAACCGTTCCTTGGAAAACCGTACGGACAAGCGACCGATTATGGCCGATTTGCGCGAATCAGGTGCTATTGAGCAGGATGCCGACGTGATCATGTTCATCTATCGCGAAGCGGTTTATTGCGAAGATTGCAAAAGCCGGGATCGCAGCTGCGAGAAGGGACATGAAAAAGACGCGGAAATCGTGATAGGTAAACAGCGTAACGGTCCCATTGGTACCGTGCACCTGACCTTTCAGGGGCAGTTTACCCGCTTCGAAAATCAATCCAAGAGGCAGGAGGGGTATTAAACCAAAACTGTCCGGATGGAGAATCTTTGGTAGCCAACGAATTAAAAAATCCCCCAACCCGAAAGGGCTTGGGGGATTTTTTTGTTGAATCGGTATCTTAGCCAGATCGACGGACTTCCTTCGCTCCTGGCTTAGACATTCTTGATGTCGATATCCAGGGTTTGAATCTTCTTCCGCAGCGTGTTGCGATTGATGCCCAGGATCTCAGACGCCCTCACCTGGTTGGAGCGGGTCTTTTCAAGAATGATTTTGATCAGAGGTCTCTCCATCTGGTGCATGACCATCTCGTAAAGGTTGTCCAGTTCCTGAACATCCATTTGAGCGAAACTGCTGCGTAACTTTTTGGAGATCAAGGCTTCCAGGGATTCATCGACTTCCGCCGCAGCTCCTCCCTGGGGTTGCAGGCTAGGAAAGTCTTCAGGGGTCAATAGCGCGTCAGCCGAAAGCAGCGCTGCCCGCCGCAGGCTATTTTCCAGTTCGCGGATATTCCCTGGCCAATCGTGTCGCATAAGCAGGTCCATGGCTTCTTTGGTGCAACCACGGGTTTGAACGTTCAATTCCTGTTGGGCGCGGGGGATAAAATAGTCGACCAGCAGCGGGATGTCGCTGCGTCGATCGCGCAACGGTGGAATATTGATTGGCACCACGTTCAGGCGGTAGTAGAGGTCCTCCCGGAAAGCCCGGCTGCGAACCTGCTCTTCCAGGTTCTGGTTGGTGGCAGCGACAATGCGTACATCGACGGGGATGGAGGTGCTGCCTCCGGTACGGGTAATTTCTTTTTCTTGCAGAACCCGGAGCAACTTAGCCTGCAGATCCAGAGGCATGTCGCCGATTTCGTCAAGAAACAGGGTGCCGCCGCTGGCCTGCTCAAACTTACCTATTTTTCGCTCGGTTGCGCCGGTAAAGGCCCCTTTTTCGTAGCCGAATAGTTCGCTCTCAAGGAGTTCGCTGGGGATGGCCGCGCAGTTGAGGGCTAGAAAAGCCTTACCCAGCCGCGGGCTGTTGTAATGAATAGCTCGAGCGACCAATTCCTTGCCTGTTCCGCTTTCGCCGGTGATGAGCACGGTGACATCCGTCGGGGCGACCCGACCAAGAATTTTATAAATGTCCTGCATCGGCTGGCTCTTGCCGATAATGGTGCGGTCGAGATGGTAATGGTCCTTGATTTCGTCCTTGAGTCGCCTTATTTCCTCGGTAGCCGAAGAGGCGTTTTGGGCCTTAAGGATGATGGCGTCGAGGGCATCGAGGTCAAAGGGTTTGGTGAGATAGTCATAGGCGCCAAGGCGCATGGCTTCGACGGCATTTTTCATGGTCGACTCGGCGGTCATGATGATCACCATCATTTCCGGACGCTGTTCGCGAAATTCGCTGAGCAGGTCGAGACCGGAAATACCAGGCATTTTTATATCGAGTATCGCAAGATCGTAGGTGTTCTTTTCTACCTGTGCTTTGGCCGCGGTGCCGTCGGCTACCGTATCAACGGTAAAACCCTTTTTGG
Protein-coding sequences here:
- a CDS encoding DUF2232 domain-containing protein — translated: MKQVQAGSFIVGATLVTLLLQGSVGLLPVGALAALLVPLPAAYVVMRFGLTAGCLVVAGTSGIAYGLISQVAAVGYLVQFGAPALLLSLLLRRGVDWCRATGWSLILLLATGGLFLLAMAVQQQTELTTLVESYLQVEINTALTLAKDMELPAAQAAQFEKTVRNTGALLLQVYPAAAAVGYGLLLLITQLGLSLAARSRYSIPGIPFDQWKVPEVWIWGLILSGAGVLLANGGLETAALNLLVVMLALYFLQGLAIVKYFFRTRRVSTPLRTLGYVLLATLNPLPVLVAGIGVFDLWIDFRKPRKTED
- the rplI gene encoding 50S ribosomal protein L9 — its product is MDIILVENVDGLGNIGDLVSVKAGYARNYLIPQKFAVAANSRNIKEMEHQKRQLERKAQKVMQASEVIKGQIEALSCEFALRAGEEGKLFGSVTTMELAAKISEAGIEIDRKKIQLDEPIKNLGEFEIPVKLPAGVVANLKVAVVASEE
- the dnaB gene encoding replicative DNA helicase; translated protein: MSEQSSHRLPPQSLEGEMSVLGGILLENEALNKALELLRPEDFYRESHRKIFSALIDLSDRGEPADLVTLTSTLQKKGELEEVGGSSYLGVLVDYVPTAANIGYYCRMVKEKALARHMIHVSTEIATRGYEGGDIEETLDWAEKSIFEISGMKSRPSYFSTREIMQDTFKNIEKLYQRKELVTGVPTGFTDLDTMTAGMQPSDLVIIAGRPSMGKTAFILNIVENAGLRAEPQVPTLVFSLEMSKEQLVQRMLCSVSRVDASRLRTGHLVDSDWGKLTDGAGKLSDAPIFIDDTPAITVLELRAKARRLKAERDLGLVVVDYLQLMQGHNSESRQQEISEISRSLKALAKELNIPVIALSQLNRSLENRTDKRPIMADLRESGAIEQDADVIMFIYREAVYCEDCKSRDRSCEKGHEKDAEIVIGKQRNGPIGTVHLTFQGQFTRFENQSKRQEGY
- a CDS encoding sigma-54-dependent transcriptional regulator, producing the protein MSIQRILVADDEQSIAWVLAKALTKKGFTVDTVADGTAAKAQVEKNTYDLAILDIKMPGISGLDLLSEFREQRPEMMVIIMTAESTMKNAVEAMRLGAYDYLTKPFDLDALDAIILKAQNASSATEEIRRLKDEIKDHYHLDRTIIGKSQPMQDIYKILGRVAPTDVTVLITGESGTGKELVARAIHYNSPRLGKAFLALNCAAIPSELLESELFGYEKGAFTGATERKIGKFEQASGGTLFLDEIGDMPLDLQAKLLRVLQEKEITRTGGSTSIPVDVRIVAATNQNLEEQVRSRAFREDLYYRLNVVPINIPPLRDRRSDIPLLVDYFIPRAQQELNVQTRGCTKEAMDLLMRHDWPGNIRELENSLRRAALLSADALLTPEDFPSLQPQGGAAAEVDESLEALISKKLRSSFAQMDVQELDNLYEMVMHQMERPLIKIILEKTRSNQVRASEILGINRNTLRKKIQTLDIDIKNV